The segment CGATCGACATCACCTCGTCGTCGCCGTGGCTCCAGCCAAGCCGCGCCAGGTAGTTGAGCAGTGCCTCGGGCAGATAGCCCATGGCGCGATAGGCTTCGACGCCGAGGGCGCCATGCCGCTTCGACAGCTTGGCGCCGTCGGCGCCATGGATCAGCGGGATATGCGCCATCGACGGCACGTCCCAGCCCATGGCTCGATAGATCACCATCTGGCGGGCGGCGTTGGTCAGATGGTCGTCGCCGCGGATGATGTGGGTAATGCCCATGTCATGATCGTCGACGACGACGGCATGCATATAGGTCGGGTTGCCGTCCGAGCGCAGGATGATGAAATCGTCGAGATCCTTGTTGGGGAAGCGGACTTCACCCTGCACGCGGTCATGCACCACCGTCTCGCCGTCGGCCGGCGCCTTGATGCGGATCGCGCCCCTGGCGCCAACCGGCGCCTCTGACGGGTCGCGGTCGCGCCAACGGCCGTCATAGCGGGGCGGCAAGCCCTTGGCCCGCGCGCTCTCGCGCATCGCCTCCAGCTCAGCCGGCGTCGCATAGCAGTAATAGGCTTTGCCGAGGCGCACCAGTTCCTCGGCGACCGCGCGGTGGCGCGGCGCGCGCTCGAACTGCGATACCGGCTCGCCGTCCCAGGTCAGGCCGAGCCAGGAGAGCCCATCGAGGATGGCAGCGGTTGCCGCATCGGTCGAACGCTCGCGATCGGTGTCCTCGATGCGCAGCAGCATCTTGCCACCGGTGTGTTTCGCATACAGCCAGTTGAACAGCGCCGTGCGCGCCCCGCCAATATGCAGGAAACCGGTGGGCGAAGGGGCAAAACGGGTGACGACCTTGTCGGACATGGAACTCTCGGGGCAAGCGCAGAAAACGGATAGGGTTGCGCGGACTTTCGCGCGTCGCGCGTTCATGTAGCATAGGAGGTCAAGGGCGCAAGGGGCGAACCCTATGGCTGGACCAGGCCGCGGCGTGGACGAGAGCGAGGGCGCGATCGCAAGCGTCAGCGAACGATCGCTGTTTGCCGGCGTTCCCGACGCTGAGCCGCTACCCGTTTCGCCGCCTGCATCGACGCCAGGCATTCAGCCTCTTTCGCCGCATCGCTCCGCGCCGGTAGCGGCTCCAGCACCCTGGCCTGTCATTCGTTTTCGCCGACAGCTCAGCCATTTTTCACCGTCCGGTATCCGCAACAGCGTGGCCTCGGCAGCCGGCCTGGAACTCGACCGCGGCGTCGCCTTCCTGCTGGTGCCGGTTTTTCTGGCAAGCGGGGTGATCGTCTATTTTTCGCTTGCCGTCGAACCGGACTTTGCCCAGCCGATTGCCGTCGTGGTCCTCACGGCATTGTGTGCGGCCGTCACGCGCTCACGCTGCAAAACGCATCTTGCTTCATGGCAGCGTTGCTGTGCGCGCTCGGTGTGCTCGCCGCCAAGGTTGAAACCTGGCGCGCCGGAACGAGGATGCTCGGTTCGGAAATCCAGACCCAGCTGACCGGCCGTGTCGTCAGGCTCGACCAGATGGCGAACGGCCGGATCAGGCTGACCATCGACGTGATATCGACCGCCCGGCCGACACTGCGTTATGCGCCCGAACGTGTCAGGGTATCGGCACGCAAGATTCCCGCTGAGATGACCGCAGGCTCGGTGGCAACCGGCTATGTGAGGCTTCTGCCTCCGACTGGCCCGGTCAGACCGGACAGCTTTGACTTCTCCTTTGACAGCTATTTCGCCGGTATCGGTGCCAGTGGCTTTTTCCTCGGCAGTCCAAAGATCGTCGTCTCGGAAGATGCACCGTTAACCACACGCCTTTCTTCGTCGATCGAGAAGGCGCGGGAAACCATCGCCGACCATATCAGGGACAGCATCGGTGGTGCCGAGGGGGAGATTGCCGCTGCGTTGATCGTCGGCGTGCGTGCCGGCATCCCCGAAGAGATAAACGAATCGATGCGGCGCACCGGCATCTACCACATCATCTCCATTTCCGGCCTGCACATGGCGCTTGTCGCCGGCACTGTCATGGGATTGCTGCGCGGCGCCTTTGCGCTGTTTCCCGACTTTTCGTCGCGCCGGCCGGTCAAAAAATATGCGGCTGCTGCCGCACTCGTCTCCATCGCTGCCTATCTGATTTTCTCCGGTATCGTGGTCGCGGCTGAACGCAGCTTCATCATGCTGGCGGTAATGCTTGTCGCCGTGCTGTTCGACCGGGCGGCACTCACGATGCGGAACCTGGCGATTTCGGCCATCGCCGTCATCGTCGTGTCGCCGCATGAGGTGGTCGGCGCAAGCTTCCAGATGTCCTTCGCCGCGACTGCGGCTCTCGTGGGCGCCTACGCCGGTTGGTCCGACTATCGTGCCGACAAGGCCACGACGCCGCGACAGCGACGGTCACCGGTCGCTTTCGTCACGCGCAAACTCGTCGCTGGGGCAGGCACCATCGCAATGACCTCCATCATTGCCGGCAGCGCCACTGCGCTCTTCGCCATATGGCACTTCCAGCGCGTCTCGCCGCTCAGCCTGTTCGCCAATCTGGCCGTCATGCCGATCGTCACCATCGTCATGTTCCTGGCCGTCCTCAGCGCCTTGGCGATGCCTTTCGGCCTCGACGGCCCTTTCCTCTACATGATGGGCAAGGGCCTGACGGCCATGATCGCAATTTCGGGATGGATCTCGGAGCGTTCGCCAATCGATGCAGTCGGACTGATTTCGTTGCAATCGGTTCTGCTGGTGACGGTCGCCCTGGTCATCGCCACGATGGCGACGACATGGCTGCGGCTTGCGGCACTTCCCTTTGCGCTCGCCGGCCTGCTGACGATTTCCGGGACGCGCACCCCCGACGTGCTGATCTCGGAGGATGCGCATCTGGTGGCGCTGCCGATCGGCGGCGGCGAACTTGCCGTCAACCGGGTGCGTTCGAACGAATTCACCACCGACAACTGGAAACATGCGCTGGTTTCAACAACGATCGTCGAGCCGGAGACATTCGAAAAAGGAGATGTGCGGTTCGACATCGCCGACCCGGCCGACCTGCCGCCGGGAGCGCCTTTCAGCTGCACTGCCGGCCTGTGCCTGGCCCGGCATCCGTCCGGCGCGCTCATCGCGCTCGCCGACAACCGCAAAACCGCGCGGCCGGCCTGTGCCTTTGCTGATTTGATCGTCATCGACGATGCCACAGCCTATTACAAACCCTGCCGCAATCCGCTGGTTCTCGTCGTCACCAAACGGCAGCTCGCTCGCATGGGCAGTGCCGCCGTCTTCTTCGATCCGCTATCGGCGACGACGCGCGCAGAAATCCGTTTTGCCGTCAGACAGCCATACAGGCCCTGGCATGAGCAGCGGCGATTTTCGCGCGAGGC is part of the Mesorhizobium sp. L-2-11 genome and harbors:
- the gltX gene encoding glutamate--tRNA ligase gives rise to the protein MSDKVVTRFAPSPTGFLHIGGARTALFNWLYAKHTGGKMLLRIEDTDRERSTDAATAAILDGLSWLGLTWDGEPVSQFERAPRHRAVAEELVRLGKAYYCYATPAELEAMRESARAKGLPPRYDGRWRDRDPSEAPVGARGAIRIKAPADGETVVHDRVQGEVRFPNKDLDDFIILRSDGNPTYMHAVVVDDHDMGITHIIRGDDHLTNAARQMVIYRAMGWDVPSMAHIPLIHGADGAKLSKRHGALGVEAYRAMGYLPEALLNYLARLGWSHGDDEVMSIAEMIAWFDIGDVNKGAARFDFAKLEALNGVHMRRMNDAELLDIFIATLPYLEFGPAIAARLDNTRKAQLLAALPGLKERAKTLVELVDGAAFLFAERPLPIDEKAAALLGGEAREILRGAHAALKAISGDWTAAAAEAAIREFALAGGHKLGAVAQPLRVALTGKSTSPGVFDVLAVLGREESLARVADQID